Sequence from the Cucurbita pepo subsp. pepo cultivar mu-cu-16 chromosome LG02, ASM280686v2, whole genome shotgun sequence genome:
AGAAAGTGAGAAAACACACTAGACCAACGATTAGGAAAAAGTTCAGGATGATACCAGAAAAGATGAGGTTTCCACAAgaatcttttaataattttttcaacaaTATATGCTATTTCTTTATTCACAAACTTCTTCAGAAGATTCATCTTTGTATTGATCCAGTGGACAAATTCTTTCCAAGTTCCAGACCCCTCACCTACTTACCTACCACCTCAGGAAGAGACTCATCTTATTAACTCACCACCGACAGGCCACATTAGCCAATGGCCCCCAAGTTCACATTAACTTTTTAAGACTTGCCTCTACTAATCTCCTCTATTTCCACCTTTATCCCTAAATCACTCATAAAACCAGAAAAGCTTTTGTTCCACCCGCCTTTTGAGGGATGAGCCCTCTCCGACTCTCATAGCACATAGAGAAACAAGGGGTACACAATACAatcctctttttcattttttgttaaaagaagaaatcactACCTCATATCTGATGTAGGGAATGTTCAGTCTTTTGGCTTATGGTCAAACTAATTGTTTGGATTAAGTATATTTTAACCATTACTTAGTTAGCTTTCCTTTTTCGACAGTTCGTTTATACATTGGTGGGTACTTCATCAAAAGCAATATAGTTGTACTTGTAATTGGTTGAGGCTTGTTGAAAACTCAATCAAACTTCAAACAGAAGGTTACATCAATATCAATATTGAACATCTCAATTTCCAGAAATATTGATAAAACGTCAACAAGTTGATAGAAATTGTAAACTATGGAATTGTATATTTCTAACGTTTCATATGCCCATCCAACCACCTAGTTCATGCATGCTTCACCCTTCCCTTCCTCCTCAACCATATatacatgcatgcatacatatacatatacatatataataaaataaaaataaaataaacattttaattaaaaataaaagagaagaagcaATCTAATGTAAACTTTAAACAGCTGAAGAAATTTAAACAAGTCACCTTAATTAGTATTTATTGCCAATGAATTATGGTCAAATTATGTATTCCTAAATAGAAAAGTGTGATACAAAACGGAAAAAGCTTATACCAATCTTTGAAGCTCAGGTAATTAGAGAGCTCATAATAAACATATGCAGCAGCACCATAAGCAGCATCTTTGAGAAGCAATCCTGGAGAGATATCAGTCACTAAACTTGAGCAACCATTCATTGCCTCTCGGAGGATGGAAACCACAACAGGGCCCAGAAGCTATACATAACATCAAGATCGTTACACGTATTTCAActagaaacaaataaatactATAAACATTGAAAGTATATAATTataaggaaaaatttaaaaacaaatcttGCATACCTGACTGTGGTTTTCAAACAATACAATATACAAAGCTTCAGCACATGGCCGTAGTTTCTCTGTCCACAAAACCATATCCTGCTCATGATGGAAAGACTCTGGGTTTTGGTACCACTCCTCCAAATCAGTTGctgataaaacaaaatacctGTCCAAGTGAATGCCATGAGATTTAATCACTTTACAATAAGAACATAATACCATATTAAGAATAgcagtaaaaataaatagataacaaGTAGCTCCTCTCAAATCAATGCCAGTGTTATGCAAAGATAAAATAGGGAAGGCCAAAACCAAGTGAAATagcaaaaaaatttagagtccAATAATGTTTTTAGAATAGTATATCAAATGTGGGACTGGGGATTTGAACCTATAGCCTCACAAGGAAAGTAGAGAACCCTTGTTTGAATGTAGAACCCAATATTTCACCACATTCATACCTACAGTCCATAAATTCTCAGCTCCAAAATTAAAGTATGAAGGCAATGTAAGTTTCACCAACACGTGTACGAATAACACCCTTGTCATAGTAATCATTAAACCTTCTTTGATTCTTGCTTGTTCCAATTTGagttagaaagaaagaaagaacaccaAGAAAACTATCTCGGACAAGAGATTCAAATTACTCCAATGACGAGAGCAGTTAAAATTTCTCTCAGATCACTCTACTGCCAATTGGGAAAGATTCAAATTACTCCAATGACGAGAGCAGTTAAAATTTCTCTCAGATCACTCTACTGCCAATTGGGAAAAAGCCGTTTGTAATCCTTATAGATATCTTaccatttttgtaaatttcatatctcaatgaaattgtttctcatcgataagaaaataaatgtgtgtgtgtgtgtgtataaacACTCCTAAAAAATCAACGAGAACCCAAGAAGGAGCTCTaggataaatattttgtaattcCTACATGCTATTTATGCACGGCAGGGAGGAAGACCTCAGATTTTTCCCTCCACCTCAGACGGAAGAGACTGAACTCTCTTCTTTTTAGTTTAGGCTCCGAGTTGTTTTTGGGTGGGGTCCTACGGAGCTTTTGGAGAAGAATAGCCTAGTGTGTAAGCACAATAATGAACCACGACGCCCTCAGAGAAAGAATCTTCCTGACCTTGCTCCCTCTCTGCACATGGTTCATGAACCCATTTCCTGACTATGTGACGAAAGAGGTTCTAAAAGTACCCTCTCGTTGGCCTACATGTTTTAGGTTATCTGGAAATATTAGAGTTCCACTGAGCTCGAGCTCCAAAAGTTCTAAAAACCTTCTCGGCATATCATCATCATgacccttttcttctttcttttgtttgtgtCCGACTTTAGTTAAAAAGAGGCGTGTGTTCTTTTAAGGCTTACTGGGGGCTGCAGTTCTGgggcattaaaaaaaattgaggatTTCCTCCTCAATGCTAAAAGATATGACAAGAAATCACCTCTGTAACTaaaaattctataaataaaaggtCTATAACTCTTGGCGCAGATACCAAATTGTTATGGGCCCAAGTCTGCAATTAAATTATGGGTCTCTCGTAAGTGAAGGTAAACGGTATTTGTGTGGGGGAAGTAGAATTCTTCTTTCGACCTACTTTGAATAATTGTAAGGCTTAAATAGAGGAACCTTAATACCTCTCAGTTAAAGTACTCAacactaaattgaaaatttttaggTACCATGATGCTTATGACTGTTTATACAAGTTTTATAATAACCATTGCTACATCAATGGAACCAGGACTCAATCATTAAGGATCATCCTCCtaaaacaaaggaaataactaaaaatattaatgaaagtaGGGTCCTTACAACCATTGCTATACCAATGGAGCCATGACTCAATCATGGAGAATCATTCTCCTAAAACGAGggaaataactaaaaatagaaatgaaggTAGAAGACTCCTCCTTACACTATGGAAactgaagggaaaaaaattgCATAAAGAAAATTCGACTAATGGGTTCCATATGTGACTCCTTTTTGCCATGAGTGTAACATGAGTACACTTGCAGTGGCATTATATCATCCCCATATAATCCCAAATGGTTAAAAcacttttaattcttaaaatttcatagaatTAACAATATAGTCCTTAAGCTTTAGTATGTAATATGAGATGATTTAGTCCATGTACCTTCAATTATGTAATAGTTTGTTTATTGAcctaaacacaaaaataaaatactaacaattaaaaaatagttaaatccTAAGATTTACATGGTAAAGAATAAAAccttacaaaataataaactataaGGACCAATCTGTTCCAAGTTTGAAAATAGGGAGACTAAATCATAACATTACTTAAGTTCAGGACTAAATCGTTGCTTCAGATCAAGAGTATTTCTGAACCTAATCCAAATCCTATAGGTGCAGTAGAAAATACTTTACCATCCCTCAAATCACTAAAGAATTCTTTGCTCCAAATGACAATcctttcaatcaatttttatccctccaaagaaaatcataaatgaACTATCTTTCGTAAGGATAGAGGAAAAAAGAcgtcacattttttaaaacagaaAGAGTCTTAAAAGAATTTGACAGCACTGTTGTTTACTTCACAGACAAGGAGAATCGAAGcatataacattttaaattacagCTGACCTAATAATAAGTAAAACCACAATATTACATGCTTCAAGCCTGAGACATTTGAGATTGATTTTGTACATTTACCTCCTGATTAATACACCACATAGGTGTATTACACGGTCTCCGGGCAGAAGAGAATTTAACACACCATCTACAGCATTGGATATGTTTTTCTTCACCTGCTCTACTGTCATCCCATTTTCATCCATCACTCGACCTGTAAGGCTAGGCTTGTACTCCTTACATTCAAGAATATTCTTTACCATTACCATACATTGTATCAAGAATTGCTCGAAAGACAACACATAAGGCTCAGGAtcagttattttatttaagcaGAAATTGATGACAGGTGGAAGAACGGACTTGTCACTAAATGAATAAGGATGCCTTCCTTGTAATGCAATCAAAACTTTCATCAATTTTATGCAAGCTCTTTTTATGAAGTCCCAAAATTTGGAATTTCTCTCTTGAAAGGAAGAATCTACAAAAGAAGTTACATTAAACAATTCAACATATGTCCCATTGCGAAGAGAATCTAAATGGCCTCAACAAGATTCAAGCAGAACATAAAACTAACGAAATTagacagaagaagaagaattctCACAGAAAGGAAGAAATGACTGAAGAACATTCAACAGTGCAGGAGAAACTTCCTTGATTGGCTTGACTTCCTACAAGATAGTGATAAATTACATTAACTTGAGCACAGGCACAACGAACTCAAAAGAGAAAGGGAATAGAACCAACCTGCACTGATTTGGCATCGCTTGGAAATCCTGAAACTACTAATTGGCGTATTATCTTTAAACAAAACAACCATCTCTCACAAATTAAATGAAGTTCCTCATGATTCAGCTCATTTGGGTTATAGCTTCCTGAAAGGGTAGAAAACCCATGTAATATCTTCTGTACATCACTCTGCCAGAGGTGCCACCCATAATCAAAGAAATGCATTGATATCTGCCAAATTCCAAGAGTGAGACATAGTTGCATTTAATAACGAGAATGTAAAAAATGACTCTCACACTCTAAATCATACAAAGGATAGAATAAGAATAAGTAAAGACTAATAATAGATATCATtcaaaaaactaataatagaTATCATtcaaaaaactaataatagaTATTTAACTAATAGGATTTATGTGCCAAGatcaaaaaatacaattaagaCAGTTAATACCTGTGCAAAATTTTTTTGGTCTGAAGTAAGTCGCTTGCTAGATAATTCCTTCAGAACTCGAAATAAAACCATAAGAATTCGGTGGCTTAAAAGAACATCTGCAGATTGAAGTTGTTGAATCAACGTAGGGAAGAGGTCTGGCCTGTGTTAATCATAATAGCACACAAGTTAGCATGTCAGACTATCTTACctcatatatttaaaagagCAGTTAGAAAGGAACAAATACGAGGGAAAAGAGCGAGGTCATAATGCTGGCACCCAACTAGACAACTCAAATAATTTACAAATGAACTTTGCGTTTAAGTCTCCAAGAGGAAGAAAGATACGAAGAAATAACTTTTCAAAAGCAGATTTAAGAACCTTTCCACATTATTAATGAGTCCCCTTTTTCCTTCTAAGAAAATCCCCAAAAATCAATGGAGGGGCCATTGATCTGGCAAGACAAGCCTTGTCTAGTAGTCTGGACTAGAGAAATCACAAATAATCTAGATTATTTTCTGAGCACATGTATTTGCTTATGAGACTGCCAAGAAAACTTCCTCCAGAGCCAGTCAAAGCTTGCAATGACTAGATATGGATCAATCAGGGTCTGCTCAGTGAGCATTACAAGACAAAAGACAGCAACTTGAACTGAAAAATAGACGAGGATTCCTCCTTTTGACTTTATCGTTCTACGATGAGGGGAGAAAAAGCCATACAAGACCCTTACACTCCAAGCCTTCCAGAGAGTTTCATAACATAAAAAGAcataactaaataattttttttttttttaaatgaagaaaaacataCTCTCATTTTCACTGTGCAAAGCCCATAGTTATCAAAATCTTGAAGCAAGGGTAGAAGAGTGAATTCtgtctcttcttttttaataagaaacaaatttgatTGATGTATGACGAGTAAACCCCATCTCTCAATCAAATAAATCTTCTCCTAAATAGAAGAACCAAGAATCATTACTTGAATGTGTGCATCTTTGATGACAAGAATATGTAGCCACATGGTGAGCACAGACCAAACTATTCTTTCAcgtttcatatatatatatataagcatGCTAGAATCATCTTTATGAAATTTTCAAGTTAGGAGTACCAAAGCAAGAATTTCTAGAGCTACACCGAGAACAAGATACTTTCATATGACCTTGCCTTACATATGTCCTGACAATGGTATTTTTCCGAAGGTAGTTAGGCTTAATAAGAACCCACCAAAGTAACTCCGAATAAACGGCAAGGAGTTTTTAACAACAATTATCCTAGCCAAAGAACCAAGACTACTCACAAGTCACATCTCAAGAGAAAATAATCATCAAGGATAAGTCTTTCCTTCAAAGAACCTAATGTCTTGTTTCACATGGTCCCATGTGCGAGGAAGATTTCCAAGCTCCCTTCTTCCTCTAGAACCCGATTTCCTTGTGTTCCTTTCCTAGGCAACCtatacaaaataaaactacAGAACGTAACAGTGACAACCAAGCTACaatttttcttgttcataTCGTTGGCAGCACTACAGCGGCCTAATCTCCATACATCATTTTCGCCATTATCATCAAAATCTTGAACTATGAGAAAGCCAATACATGAACCAAATAAACTGCATTTAAAGACATCAACTACAAATATAATGAAAACGGAGTTAGATGATCAATTAGCCACTTTTGAGTAACATTATAGAGATTAATAATACCATTCCCTGGGATAATCAATGCGGGCGATTTTAGAAATGATGACTGCCAAAATTGCTGCTATCTGTTGAGAGACAAACATAGAGAACCCacagaacaagaaaaacacTTAGTGAACATGTCGATAAAGCACTTTCTGTTTAAGCAATGTTTtactcttcttcatcttcagaGAGAGACAAACAGGAGAGTAAATAATTACTCATACCTTATAATCTGGTTCTCTCAAGTGAGACAAGAGCTTTTTCCTGATATGAACCTTCTCATCATTCCCAACTCCACTGAAACTCAGAAATTAAAACAACATGAGAATGGGAAGATGCCAAATTAATCAGaacaagagaaaaacaaaggaGAGACATGATGGGACGACCAAGTATCCGGGATTGAGCGTCTACTACTAGTCCTCCAATAACGATTAATGCTGTTCTTCAAATAAACGGATGCCATGAGACGAATATCAGCCTGAGAAACTAAATCCGGCGACGTGATCAGCTCCAAAAGACAAGAGCAAAACCCAGACCGACTATCGGTGCCGGATAGCGCCAACTCCGCCTGCTTGCGAACACCCGCATCACCACTCATTGAATTCATCAGCAGAGTGTACATCGCCGCCATATCCGAGCTTGACATTCCCATTTTCAGATTAAGCCTAAACTTTGACCTATTGCTCAAGAAAAATGACCCATATAAAGGAGTTCCTCTATCAAAATCTTCTCCAATGAACTTTTCTACTGTAACTCAAAATCGGCTAGTAAATGACAGCCATGGAAGCCACCCTCGGCCTTTTCACCTCTGAGTATATTAGCTCAACGCAGCTTTGTTGATTTCTCCTCTTAAATGGCTTGCCCGCTTTCTCCAGGTTTTGGGCCGTAATAAGAACTTTTGTNttttttaattaatttttagatttaattcttaatttgtgtttatatgattttttttatattaaacggtgaatattttattttaattataaactttcaaatattttatccaACCACTATTTTTAATCCTTTTTAAATcttactataaataatataatttaatttaattagttgagtTACTATATCTATGGATTAAAGTCTGATTTAGCATATAGttagataaatatataaaatgtgTAGATTAAATTCgtatacaattttaaatttttattctttaaaaataaaaattattaactgAATTATTGTAATCGATCGACAAAAATGTAACATGAATTTATGATAAGATTTAAACCTATTCTGCCCCGAGTAGAAActtgaaatgggttttgaaGTTTGTAAAAAGTCGGGTTTcatgatttttctcttttctatcCCTTCCTTTCTATTAAATAACTTATTCATAgactgtgatgtcccacattggttcgGGAGGAGGACAAACCATCATTCataaggtgtgaaaaccttccccgtagcagacatgttttaaagccggaaagggaaaactcgaagaggacaatatttactagcggtggatctgagccGTTACATAGATCTTTAATTTAAGGTATATTATcagtgaaataaaataaaagtatttaaaactattttgatAATTCGActtaataaacataaataatttaacaataataaattatgtaaaattaaCTAGAAGTAATCGttgttggatgaaaatccCGTGTTGGGAATAATCATGcgtttataattataaaggaATATTATCTTCGTTAGAATGAAGCCCGACAATGTGGACAATATGAAAGTTTacactcaaagtagacaatatcataccattgtggagagtcgtgttcatctaagaATCGTGACAAtcaaataaatgtattttttatttatatgaattctTGACAGTGTTcgtcttattttattttatcaacaCAAGTATCTATCAGACGAGTtcataacaataaaaaataataataaataaataaataaaataatccaTCAACTGAAACAGGAACTGAGAATCTTGATCATAGCCCAGAAAGGGGTTGAGCCATAGCTAAAGGGTTAACTTGGTATGAAAATGCAAGCTGCCATAAGTCTACCACTGCTTTCTTTATGGACGATGCTTGTTTTTTAGCCAACctgagaataaataataatgtcaCATTCAATGTAAACGttaatatttgtaacaactcaagctcaccactagcagatattgttctctttgaactttccatttCAGGcctcccctcaaagtttt
This genomic interval carries:
- the LOC111788569 gene encoding importin-11; this translates as MGMSSSDMAAMYTLLMNSMSGDAGVRKQAELALSGTDSRSGFCSCLLELITSPDLVSQADIRLMASVYLKNSINRYWRTSSRRSIPDTCGVGNDEKVHIRKKLLSHLREPDYKIAAILAVIISKIARIDYPREWPDLFPTLIQQLQSADVLLSHRILMVLFRVLKELSSKRLTSDQKNFAQISMHFFDYGWHLWQSDVQKILHGFSTLSGSYNPNELNHEELHLICERWLFCLKIIRQLVVSGFPSDAKSVQEVKPIKEVSPALLNVLQSFLPFYSSFQERNSKFWDFIKRACIKLMKVLIALQGRHPYSFSDKSVLPPVINFCLNKITDPEPYVLSFEQFLIQCMVMVKNILECKEYKPSLTGRVMDENGMTVEQVKKNISNAVDGVLNSLLPGDRVIHLCGVLIRRYFVLSATDLEEWYQNPESFHHEQDMVLWTEKLRPCAEALYIVLFENHSQLLGPVVVSILREAMNGCSSLVTDISPGLLLKDAAYGAAAYVYYELSNYLSFKDWFNGALSLEISNDHPNMRIIRRKVALILGQWVSEVKDDTKRQVYCALIRLLQDKDLSVQLAACRSLCLHVEDANFSEEKFTDLLPVCWESCIKLVDEVQEFDSKVQVLNLISVLIDRVSEVIPYSNVLISFFQKVWEESSGESLLQIQLLIALRNLVVALGYQSPVCYNMLMPILDRSIDVNHPDEINLLEDSLLLWEATVSHAPSLVPSLLSYFPRLVDIMERSFDHLEVAINIIETYILLGGNEFISMLASSIARILDLIIGNVNDRGLLSTFPIIDLLVQCFPAVVPPMIGSTLQKLIVICLSGKDERDPSKTSVKASSAAILARVLVMNTNYLAQLMTEPSLTVLLQKEGIQTEENILLSLVDLWLDKVDNVSSIQKKMYGLALSIILTLRLPQVLDKLDQILSVCTTVILGGTDDQTEESSDDYTSAANDVETIPSKEIRRRQIKASDPINQLSLEDSVRGNLQTCASLHGDSFNAAINSMHPAALAQLKQALKMP